Proteins encoded within one genomic window of Kibdelosporangium phytohabitans:
- a CDS encoding aminodeoxychorismate lyase has translation MPVLALLDGTIADPTHPLVRVDDLGLMRGDGIFETVLVVDGKPRELEPHFDRLVRSAAMLDMPEPSRAGFDRATRAVLGNWTGGPEIALKWVYTRGVEGGDGTPTGFALGLEIADKVKRQRADGIAAVTLDRGFDADAAARAPWLLLGAKTLSYAVNMAALREADRRGAEEVIFTTSDGAVLEGPTSTLIAVSGRTLRTPPATIGILPGTTQAALFRAAEREGWSVKVEPIRVPELTEADGVFLASSVRKVTRVHTIDGTQLTDSTALHGELVRLYDSEY, from the coding sequence ATGCCAGTACTTGCGCTACTCGACGGAACCATCGCCGACCCGACCCACCCGCTCGTGCGCGTCGACGACCTCGGCCTCATGCGCGGCGACGGGATCTTCGAGACAGTGCTGGTGGTGGACGGGAAACCCCGTGAACTCGAGCCGCACTTCGACCGGCTGGTCCGGTCCGCGGCCATGCTCGACATGCCCGAACCGTCCCGTGCCGGCTTCGACCGGGCGACACGCGCTGTGCTCGGCAACTGGACCGGCGGACCCGAGATCGCACTCAAATGGGTGTACACGCGGGGCGTCGAAGGCGGCGACGGGACACCGACCGGCTTCGCGCTCGGCCTGGAGATCGCCGACAAGGTCAAGCGGCAGCGCGCCGACGGGATCGCCGCGGTGACCCTCGACCGCGGCTTCGACGCGGACGCCGCCGCCCGCGCGCCGTGGCTGCTGCTCGGCGCGAAGACCTTGTCCTACGCGGTGAACATGGCAGCGCTGCGGGAGGCCGACCGCCGCGGCGCCGAGGAGGTCATCTTCACGACGTCGGACGGCGCCGTGCTCGAAGGCCCGACGTCGACCCTGATCGCCGTGTCCGGCAGGACCCTGCGGACGCCACCGGCGACCATCGGCATCCTGCCGGGCACGACGCAGGCCGCCCTCTTCCGTGCCGCCGAACGGGAGGGGTGGTCGGTGAAGGTCGAGCCGATCCGGGTACCCGAGCTGACCGAGGCCGACGGCGTGTTCCTGGCCTCCAGCGTCCGCAAGGTCACCCGGGTGCACACCATCGACGGAACCCAGCTCACCGACAGCACCGCACTGCACGGCGAGCTGGTCCGCCTCTACGACTCCGAGTACTGA
- a CDS encoding Fur family transcriptional regulator: protein MRMTPQRQLVLDAVVALEHSTPEQVCRHVQRTTPTVNITTIYRTLDLLEQLGLVRHAHIGHGAPTYSAHDHEHVHLVCHQCSDVQEVPCELLDGLSGTLRDQYGFKLDASHVALSGTCRNCINGESK from the coding sequence ATGCGGATGACGCCGCAGCGGCAGCTCGTGCTCGACGCGGTCGTGGCGCTGGAGCACTCCACGCCGGAACAGGTGTGCAGGCACGTCCAGCGGACCACGCCGACGGTGAACATCACCACCATCTACCGCACCCTCGACTTGTTGGAACAACTCGGGTTGGTGCGTCACGCACACATCGGCCACGGCGCGCCGACATACTCAGCGCACGACCACGAACACGTACACCTCGTCTGCCACCAGTGCAGCGACGTGCAGGAGGTGCCGTGTGAGCTACTCGACGGCCTTTCGGGAACACTGCGCGACCAGTACGGGTTCAAACTTGACGCGAGCCATGTCGCGCTGTCAGGGACGTGCCGGAACTGCATCAACGGGGAGAGCAAGTGA
- a CDS encoding YgfZ/GcvT domain-containing protein: MHQRGEQVTLPGAVPPQEDNPDQGVAWHYGDPFGEQRAAARTVAVVDRSNRSVIAVPGDERLSWLHLMISQHVSDLPDNTGTEALVLDSQGRVDAHMVLAHRDGTVWMDTEPGAHATGARGDQLTLLDYLESMKFWSKVEPRDATAEIALLSLIGPDATQTLEAVGLSAPTDTYGVDGVVRRMPGNTFDLLIPRAELTAWWTRLTEAGARPMGSWGYEALRVEALRPRVGVDTDEKTIPHEVNWVPSAAHVAKGCYRGQETVSKVHNIGRPPRRMLLLHLDGSADALPETGAPVKAGERTVGRVGSVAQHHELGPIALALIKRSIGPETELTAGGVAASIDPDSLPPDTPGLGREAMKRLHG, translated from the coding sequence CTGCATCAACGGGGAGAGCAAGTGACGCTGCCGGGAGCTGTGCCACCGCAGGAGGACAACCCGGACCAGGGTGTGGCCTGGCACTACGGCGACCCGTTCGGTGAGCAACGGGCGGCGGCACGCACGGTGGCGGTCGTGGACAGATCCAACCGTTCGGTGATCGCCGTTCCTGGTGACGAGCGCCTGAGCTGGCTGCACCTGATGATCTCGCAGCACGTGAGCGACCTGCCGGACAACACGGGCACGGAGGCGCTCGTGCTGGACAGCCAAGGCCGCGTGGACGCCCACATGGTGCTGGCCCACCGCGACGGAACGGTGTGGATGGACACCGAGCCCGGCGCGCACGCGACCGGGGCCCGCGGCGACCAGCTGACGCTGCTGGACTACTTGGAGTCGATGAAGTTCTGGTCGAAGGTGGAGCCGAGGGACGCGACGGCGGAGATCGCGCTGCTGTCCCTGATCGGCCCGGACGCGACGCAGACCCTCGAAGCGGTCGGCTTGTCGGCGCCGACGGACACCTACGGCGTCGACGGCGTGGTGCGCCGGATGCCGGGCAACACGTTCGACCTGCTGATCCCGCGTGCGGAGCTGACCGCATGGTGGACCAGGCTGACGGAGGCGGGCGCCCGCCCGATGGGCAGCTGGGGTTACGAGGCCCTGCGGGTGGAGGCGTTGCGACCGCGGGTGGGCGTGGACACCGACGAGAAGACGATCCCGCACGAGGTCAACTGGGTCCCGTCGGCGGCGCACGTGGCGAAGGGCTGCTACCGCGGCCAGGAAACGGTGTCGAAGGTCCACAACATCGGCCGTCCACCTCGGCGGATGCTGCTGCTGCACCTGGACGGGTCAGCGGACGCCCTGCCCGAGACGGGCGCCCCGGTGAAGGCGGGCGAGCGCACGGTCGGCCGGGTCGGCTCGGTGGCGCAGCACCACGAACTCGGCCCGATCGCGTTGGCGCTGATCAAGCGGTCGATCGGCCCGGAGACCGAGTTGACCGCGGGCGGCGTGGCCGCGTCGATCGACCCGGACTCACTCCCACCGGACACGCCAGGCCTGGGCCGCGAGGCCATGAAGCGCCTGCACGGCTGA
- a CDS encoding S8 family serine peptidase, with amino-acid sequence MGAARSGRLGLAALLAGAALAVPAAAHAAPAGPPIRLITGDFHPQPSQAAPSVPGLGANAVGDNDLTSYLVQFSGPVRGEWVESLRAVGAQIVEYLPDFAFTVRMTPAQARRAEKVAEVRWVGRFQPAWKVDRAARQKIDSGRPGVYKVRATNLNNARVQTEQTGAVVTKAADSTLIVAAEPSQVTKIASLDDVTWVEEFRIPVKHNESAAGVIMRGNVASSRGYDGSTQTVAVADTGLGGGTKATAHVDVPQDRITSIRDWPSASAAGCYTAKPDGAEDVDSGHGTHTAVSVVGGGDANGLGKAAAYKAKLVFQAVEDYVDMTGACAAQYPDGYYLLGLPEDLTSLFQQAYDDGARIHSNSWGSDEKGAYTENARQTDAFANTHKDMLITFSAGNAGVDANSDGVIDNDSMGSPATGKNVLAVGASENRRSTWTCDSALTYVATGKETTTVGGKSCKDLGGTQPLPKWGDWWPDSYPAEPLKSDVQAGNDQQMAAFSSRGPTDDGRIKPDVVAPGSWIVSGYSDMYQQQYDSSANPQNGAYQHDGYGYPVNSKYKYFSGTSMSNPLAAGGAAVIRDFYKKKHDLDASSALVKATLINSADDLLDENNDGADDNDFPIPNAHEGWGRVNLDRATDAAAKHVEGAGLATNGTKEYSYTVTAGQPLKVSLAYTDKEAATTASVSLVNDLDLELMAPNGTVYRGNVFAGGWSQTGGSADRRNNVENVYVQNPAAGTWKVRVQGYNVPQGPQTYALVTRAAFGTDPGPGPVQLLANQGFESGATGWTGTTASITNSTARPAHGGSYYAALGGNGSTSTENLYQQIAVPSTGTPTISYWVRIDTSETTTRTQYDKLQLQVLNSSGTALATLATLSNLDKNSSYTQRTYDLSAYRGQTIRVRWQASEDSSLQTTFAIDDTAVAVS; translated from the coding sequence ATGGGCGCAGCAAGATCAGGCCGCTTAGGCCTCGCCGCGTTGCTGGCTGGTGCGGCACTGGCCGTACCCGCCGCCGCGCACGCGGCACCGGCGGGCCCGCCGATCCGGTTGATCACCGGCGACTTCCACCCGCAACCCAGTCAGGCGGCGCCGTCCGTGCCGGGTCTGGGGGCGAACGCGGTCGGTGACAACGACCTCACCAGTTACCTGGTGCAGTTCAGCGGCCCGGTGCGCGGGGAGTGGGTTGAGTCACTTCGTGCTGTGGGTGCCCAGATAGTGGAATACCTGCCCGACTTCGCCTTCACAGTCCGGATGACCCCGGCGCAGGCGCGGCGGGCCGAGAAGGTGGCCGAAGTCCGCTGGGTCGGCCGGTTCCAGCCCGCGTGGAAGGTCGACAGGGCAGCCCGGCAGAAGATCGACAGCGGCAGGCCGGGGGTCTACAAAGTCAGGGCCACCAACCTGAACAACGCTCGCGTTCAGACCGAGCAAACCGGTGCGGTGGTGACCAAAGCCGCCGACAGCACCCTGATCGTGGCCGCCGAACCGAGCCAGGTCACCAAGATCGCGAGCCTCGACGACGTCACCTGGGTCGAGGAGTTCCGGATCCCGGTGAAGCACAACGAATCCGCGGCAGGCGTGATCATGCGCGGCAACGTCGCCAGCTCACGCGGCTACGACGGCTCGACGCAAACGGTCGCAGTCGCCGACACCGGGCTCGGCGGCGGTACGAAGGCCACCGCGCACGTGGACGTCCCGCAGGACCGGATCACCTCGATCCGCGACTGGCCCTCGGCGTCCGCGGCGGGCTGCTACACCGCCAAACCGGACGGCGCCGAGGACGTCGACAGCGGTCACGGCACCCACACCGCCGTGTCGGTCGTCGGCGGTGGAGACGCCAACGGTCTCGGCAAAGCCGCCGCCTACAAGGCGAAGCTCGTGTTCCAGGCGGTCGAGGACTACGTCGACATGACCGGCGCCTGCGCCGCGCAATACCCCGACGGCTACTACCTGCTCGGCCTGCCCGAGGACCTGACCTCGCTGTTCCAGCAGGCCTACGACGACGGCGCCCGGATCCACTCCAACTCGTGGGGCTCCGACGAGAAGGGCGCCTACACCGAGAACGCACGACAGACCGACGCGTTCGCCAACACCCACAAGGACATGCTGATCACGTTCTCCGCGGGCAACGCGGGCGTGGACGCCAACTCCGACGGCGTGATCGACAACGACTCGATGGGCTCACCCGCGACCGGCAAGAACGTCCTCGCAGTCGGCGCGTCGGAGAACCGGCGCTCGACCTGGACCTGCGACTCGGCGCTGACGTACGTCGCGACGGGCAAGGAAACCACGACCGTCGGCGGCAAGTCCTGCAAGGACCTCGGTGGCACGCAGCCGCTGCCGAAGTGGGGCGACTGGTGGCCGGACAGCTACCCCGCCGAACCGCTCAAGTCCGACGTGCAGGCGGGCAACGACCAGCAGATGGCGGCGTTCTCCAGCCGCGGCCCGACCGACGACGGCCGGATCAAGCCCGACGTGGTCGCCCCCGGCAGCTGGATCGTCTCCGGCTACTCGGACATGTACCAGCAGCAGTACGACTCGTCGGCCAACCCGCAGAACGGCGCGTACCAGCACGACGGCTACGGCTACCCGGTCAACTCGAAGTACAAGTACTTCTCGGGCACCTCGATGTCCAACCCGCTCGCCGCCGGTGGCGCCGCGGTGATCCGTGACTTCTACAAGAAGAAGCACGACCTGGACGCGTCCTCCGCGCTGGTCAAGGCAACGCTGATCAACAGCGCCGACGACCTGCTCGACGAGAACAACGACGGCGCCGACGACAACGACTTCCCGATCCCGAACGCGCACGAGGGCTGGGGCAGGGTGAACCTGGACCGCGCCACCGACGCGGCCGCGAAGCACGTCGAAGGCGCAGGCCTGGCCACCAACGGCACGAAGGAGTACAGCTACACCGTGACCGCGGGCCAGCCGTTGAAGGTCTCACTGGCGTACACCGACAAGGAAGCCGCCACGACCGCGTCGGTCAGCCTGGTCAACGACCTCGACCTGGAACTGATGGCCCCGAACGGGACCGTGTACCGCGGCAACGTGTTCGCCGGTGGCTGGTCGCAGACCGGCGGCAGCGCGGACCGGCGCAACAACGTCGAGAACGTGTACGTCCAGAACCCGGCCGCGGGCACGTGGAAGGTCCGCGTGCAGGGCTACAACGTGCCGCAGGGCCCGCAGACCTACGCACTGGTCACGCGTGCCGCCTTCGGCACCGACCCGGGCCCCGGCCCCGTCCAGTTGCTGGCCAACCAGGGCTTCGAATCCGGTGCGACCGGCTGGACCGGCACCACCGCGTCGATCACCAACAGCACCGCACGACCCGCGCACGGCGGCTCGTACTACGCGGCACTGGGCGGCAACGGCTCGACCTCGACGGAAAACCTCTACCAGCAGATCGCGGTCCCATCGACAGGAACGCCCACGATCTCGTACTGGGTGCGTATCGACACATCCGAGACCACCACCCGCACCCAGTACGACAAGCTCCAACTACAGGTGCTGAACTCGTCCGGGACAGCCCTCGCCACACTGGCGACACTGTCCAACCTGGACAAGAACAGTTCGTACACGCAGAGGACGTACGACCTCTCGGCCTACCGCGGACAGACGATCCGCGTGCGCTGGCAGGCCAGTGAGGACTCGTCGCTGCAGACCACGTTCGCGATCGACGACACGGCGGTGGCCGTCTCGTAG
- a CDS encoding 3-keto-5-aminohexanoate cleavage protein has product MSQSTGTIITVAPTGAEHAKPDVPNLPVTLAELVSTAQDCERVGAAMIHVHIRDADAKPTLDLGRLKDTVAALREQTNLIVQLSTGGAVTDPESDRLAVLDAMPDSASCTMGTVNFGDDVFLNRWDFVVALHKGMQERGIVPEYEIFDLGQLASLHRLLDTYGPPAGGHVHVDLVMGVPGGMPGDAETLVAALRLIPDGATFSATGIGRSTLPVMLASLSAGGHLRVGMEDTISYARGERVKDNAQLVARAAGLARIAQRPPLAVAHVRELLGVKGEKGLADVAV; this is encoded by the coding sequence ATGTCCCAGTCGACAGGCACGATCATCACGGTGGCGCCGACGGGGGCCGAGCACGCCAAGCCGGACGTGCCGAACCTGCCGGTGACGCTGGCGGAGCTGGTGAGCACCGCGCAGGACTGCGAGCGGGTCGGCGCGGCCATGATCCACGTGCACATCCGGGACGCGGACGCCAAACCCACGCTCGACCTCGGTCGTCTCAAGGACACCGTGGCGGCGTTGCGGGAACAGACGAACCTGATCGTCCAGCTGTCCACCGGGGGCGCGGTGACGGATCCGGAATCCGACCGGCTCGCGGTTCTCGACGCGATGCCCGATTCGGCCTCGTGCACGATGGGCACGGTCAACTTCGGCGACGACGTTTTCCTCAACAGGTGGGATTTCGTCGTCGCACTGCACAAGGGAATGCAGGAGCGCGGCATCGTCCCCGAGTACGAGATCTTCGACCTCGGCCAGCTCGCCTCATTGCACAGATTGCTCGACACGTACGGACCGCCCGCGGGTGGTCACGTGCACGTCGATCTGGTGATGGGAGTGCCCGGCGGAATGCCGGGCGACGCGGAGACACTCGTCGCGGCGTTGCGGCTCATTCCGGACGGCGCGACGTTTTCGGCAACGGGCATCGGCCGGAGCACCCTGCCGGTGATGCTCGCCTCGTTGTCCGCGGGTGGCCATTTGCGGGTCGGGATGGAGGACACCATCTCGTACGCACGTGGTGAGCGGGTCAAGGACAACGCGCAACTGGTGGCGAGGGCGGCCGGGCTGGCCCGAATCGCCCAGCGGCCGCCGCTGGCGGTCGCTCACGTCCGTGAACTGCTGGGGGTCAAGGGTGAAAAGGGGCTGGCCGATGTGGCGGTCTAG
- a CDS encoding DUF3073 domain-containing protein: MGRGRAKAKQTKVARELKYSTRNTDFDALQRELSGTNESSDHQEEDRSDDYDDGYDDYRR, from the coding sequence ATGGGGCGCGGCCGGGCGAAGGCCAAGCAGACGAAGGTGGCCCGAGAGCTCAAGTACAGCACTCGGAACACGGACTTCGATGCTTTGCAGCGAGAGCTGTCGGGCACGAACGAGTCCAGTGATCACCAAGAAGAGGACCGTAGCGACGACTACGACGACGGTTACGACGACTACCGTCGCTGA
- the iolD gene encoding 3D-(3,5/4)-trihydroxycyclohexane-1,2-dione acylhydrolase (decyclizing) — MKLTTAQALVRWLVAQRTELLDGTEAPLFPAVYAIFGHGNVLSLGAALEEYRAQIPVWRGHTEQGMALAAVGYAKATHRRQAGVATSSIGPGALNMVTAAGVANANRLPLLLLPGDTFVNRAPDPVLQQIEPFGDATVSVNDAFRPVSRYFDRITRPEQLIATLPQVARVLTDPGECGPVTLALPQDVQAEAFDFPESLFEPVVHHVLRPRPDRRSVGRAAELIRSSQRPLLVLGGGVRYSGAAQTAIEFAERHNVPMVETTAGRTLVRHSHPLHAGPLGITGSASANALAAEADVVIAVGTRLQDFTTASWSVFAPDVKLVTINAARFDAVKHGAVAVVADAREGLEELPLTGWNAPESWSSRAPAELAKWDEHITGLRSAGGSLPTYAEVVGVVNDISGPDDYVMTASGGLPGELIGGWRARGESTMDVEYGFSCMGYELAGAWGAAMARPSGIVTTLLGDGSYLMLNSELFSAAFAGHGFVAVVCDNDGYAVIDRLQRGQGGAGFNNMYSDARSLLPEPPRVDFATHAAGLGCAVLVADTVGDLRAAYSKAREHAASGVPAVVVVKTHPSSWTEAGAWWEVGVPQVSHRAEIATAREELDAAKANQVRYLAP, encoded by the coding sequence ATGAAGCTGACAACCGCGCAGGCCCTGGTCCGTTGGCTTGTGGCACAACGGACCGAACTGCTCGACGGCACCGAAGCCCCGCTGTTCCCCGCGGTCTACGCCATCTTCGGGCACGGCAACGTGCTGAGCCTCGGCGCCGCCTTGGAGGAGTACCGCGCGCAGATCCCGGTGTGGCGCGGCCACACCGAGCAGGGCATGGCGCTCGCGGCCGTCGGCTACGCCAAAGCCACCCACCGCCGCCAGGCCGGCGTGGCCACGTCGTCGATCGGCCCCGGCGCGCTCAACATGGTCACCGCGGCCGGTGTCGCCAACGCCAACCGGCTGCCGCTGCTCCTGCTGCCCGGCGACACGTTCGTCAACCGCGCCCCGGATCCAGTGCTGCAGCAGATCGAGCCGTTCGGCGACGCCACGGTCAGCGTGAACGACGCTTTCCGGCCGGTCAGCCGCTACTTCGACCGGATCACCCGGCCCGAGCAGCTGATCGCCACGTTGCCGCAGGTCGCGAGGGTCCTGACCGACCCGGGTGAGTGCGGTCCGGTGACTCTGGCGCTGCCGCAGGACGTCCAGGCCGAGGCGTTCGACTTCCCGGAGTCGCTGTTCGAGCCGGTCGTGCACCACGTGCTCAGGCCGCGCCCCGACCGGCGTTCGGTCGGCCGGGCCGCCGAGCTGATCCGCTCGTCGCAGCGTCCGTTGCTGGTGCTGGGCGGTGGTGTGCGGTACTCCGGCGCGGCACAGACCGCGATCGAGTTCGCCGAGCGCCACAACGTCCCGATGGTGGAGACCACCGCCGGGCGCACGCTCGTGCGGCACTCCCACCCGCTGCACGCCGGTCCGCTGGGCATCACCGGCTCGGCGTCGGCCAACGCGCTGGCCGCCGAAGCCGATGTCGTGATCGCCGTGGGCACGCGTCTGCAGGACTTCACGACCGCGTCCTGGTCGGTGTTCGCACCGGACGTCAAACTCGTGACCATCAACGCGGCCCGCTTCGACGCGGTGAAGCACGGTGCGGTCGCGGTCGTCGCCGACGCCCGCGAAGGCCTCGAAGAGCTGCCGCTCACCGGCTGGAACGCGCCCGAGAGCTGGTCGTCGCGCGCCCCGGCCGAACTGGCGAAGTGGGACGAGCACATCACGGGACTGCGGTCGGCCGGCGGCTCGTTGCCGACCTACGCCGAGGTCGTCGGGGTCGTCAACGACATCTCCGGACCGGACGACTACGTGATGACCGCGTCCGGCGGCCTGCCCGGCGAGCTGATCGGCGGCTGGCGGGCCCGTGGCGAGTCGACAATGGACGTTGAATACGGCTTCTCGTGCATGGGCTACGAGCTCGCGGGCGCGTGGGGCGCGGCGATGGCCCGGCCCTCGGGGATCGTGACCACTCTGCTGGGTGACGGCTCGTACCTGATGCTCAACTCCGAGCTGTTCTCGGCGGCGTTCGCCGGGCACGGATTCGTCGCGGTCGTGTGCGACAACGACGGATACGCCGTCATCGACCGTCTACAACGCGGCCAGGGCGGCGCGGGGTTCAACAACATGTATTCCGACGCCCGCAGTCTGCTGCCCGAACCGCCACGCGTGGATTTCGCCACACACGCCGCCGGACTCGGTTGTGCGGTTCTCGTCGCGGACACCGTCGGAGACCTGCGCGCCGCCTATTCGAAAGCGCGGGAACACGCCGCGTCAGGCGTTCCGGCTGTAGTCGTCGTCAAGACACATCCGAGTTCGTGGACCGAAGCGGGCGCCTGGTGGGAAGTGGGCGTCCCGCAGGTTTCGCACCGCGCGGAAATCGCCACGGCACGCGAAGAACTGGATGCGGCGAAGGCGAACCAGGTGCGTTACCTGGCGCCCTAG
- the iolB gene encoding 5-deoxy-glucuronate isomerase, producing the protein MSLHRPHGTLSDGGDPIRLGPGDAGWTYTGLRVLTLAPGATRTVSTGEFEAFVLPLAGSLTVAVDGSVFDLEGRDSVFTRVTDFAYVPRDAEVTLSAKDGAEVALPMARCTKRLDPEYGPAPQVPVEVRGSGNATRQVTNFGVPGVWDHADKLSACELITPDGNWSSYPPHKHDEASDCEVVNEEIYYFRIAGPDGITPSREGFGFHKTYTADGAIDEDVTVRDGDVFLIPRGYHGPCVAAPGYPMYYLNVLAGPADDRSMAFCDDPAHTWVRQSWDKQVDDPRCPVTSAEGRVAP; encoded by the coding sequence ATGAGTCTGCACCGTCCACATGGGACCCTGTCGGACGGGGGCGACCCGATCCGGCTCGGCCCCGGGGACGCGGGCTGGACGTACACCGGGCTCCGGGTGCTCACGCTGGCGCCCGGTGCGACCAGGACCGTGTCGACCGGCGAGTTCGAGGCGTTCGTGCTGCCGCTGGCGGGCAGCCTGACGGTCGCGGTGGACGGCTCGGTGTTCGACCTCGAAGGCAGGGACTCCGTCTTCACCAGGGTCACCGACTTCGCCTACGTGCCCCGCGACGCCGAAGTCACCTTGTCGGCAAAGGACGGTGCCGAGGTCGCGCTGCCGATGGCCCGCTGCACCAAGCGCCTCGACCCGGAGTACGGCCCGGCGCCGCAGGTCCCCGTCGAGGTCCGCGGTTCGGGCAACGCCACCAGGCAGGTCACCAACTTCGGCGTGCCGGGAGTCTGGGACCACGCCGACAAGCTCAGCGCGTGCGAACTGATCACCCCGGACGGCAACTGGTCGTCCTACCCGCCGCACAAGCACGACGAAGCAAGCGATTGCGAGGTGGTCAACGAGGAGATCTACTACTTCCGGATCGCCGGGCCGGACGGGATCACGCCGTCGCGCGAAGGCTTCGGCTTCCACAAGACCTACACCGCCGACGGCGCGATCGACGAGGACGTGACCGTCCGCGACGGCGACGTCTTCCTGATCCCCCGCGGGTACCACGGTCCGTGTGTGGCCGCGCCGGGCTACCCGATGTACTACCTCAACGTTCTCGCCGGGCCTGCCGACGACCGCTCGATGGCCTTCTGCGACGACCCGGCCCACACGTGGGTGCGGCAGTCGTGGGACAAGCAGGTCGACGACCCGCGCTGCCCGGTGACCTCGGCCGAAGGGAGGGTCGCCCCATGA
- the iolC gene encoding 5-dehydro-2-deoxygluconokinase: MTIEALTVGRVGVDLYPEQSGVALAEVRTFAKSLGGTATNVAVAAARLGRETAVLTKVGPDGFGDYVRDALTGFGVSPSYVGTSPDLLTPVVFCALDPPEDPPLLFYRLPTAPDLTITPDDVPWDVVSAVPVLWVTGTGVSTEPARGTQREILKTRGRRDHTVLDMDYRPMFWTDVAAAREQISWMLDHVSVAVGNRTEAEVAVGTADPDEAARRILDRGVSLVMIKKGADGVLVATRDGSWTVPPHPIDVVCGLGAGDAFGGALVHGLLSGWEPVRIAEYANVAGAIVAGRLACADAMPVPAEIEERLQGDQ, encoded by the coding sequence GTGACCATCGAGGCGCTGACGGTCGGCCGGGTCGGGGTGGACCTCTACCCCGAGCAGAGCGGGGTTGCGCTGGCCGAGGTGCGGACCTTCGCCAAGTCGCTCGGCGGCACCGCGACCAACGTCGCGGTCGCCGCCGCGCGGCTGGGCCGTGAGACCGCTGTGCTGACCAAGGTCGGGCCGGACGGGTTCGGTGACTACGTCCGGGACGCGTTGACGGGGTTCGGGGTTTCGCCGTCGTACGTGGGTACGTCGCCGGACCTGTTGACCCCGGTGGTGTTCTGCGCGCTGGACCCGCCGGAGGACCCGCCGTTGCTGTTCTACCGGCTGCCCACCGCGCCCGACCTGACCATCACGCCGGACGACGTCCCCTGGGACGTCGTCTCGGCTGTGCCCGTGCTGTGGGTGACCGGGACGGGCGTGAGCACCGAACCGGCGCGCGGCACGCAGCGCGAGATCCTCAAGACGAGGGGCCGCCGGGATCACACCGTGCTGGACATGGACTACCGGCCGATGTTCTGGACCGACGTGGCCGCTGCCCGCGAGCAGATCTCGTGGATGCTCGACCACGTCTCGGTCGCGGTGGGCAACCGGACCGAGGCCGAGGTTGCCGTCGGCACCGCGGACCCCGACGAGGCCGCGCGCCGCATCCTGGACCGCGGCGTGTCGCTCGTGATGATCAAAAAGGGCGCGGACGGCGTGCTGGTGGCGACCCGGGACGGGTCGTGGACCGTGCCACCGCACCCGATCGACGTGGTCTGCGGGCTCGGCGCCGGCGACGCGTTCGGCGGCGCGCTGGTCCACGGCCTGCTGTCGGGCTGGGAGCCGGTCCGCATCGCCGAGTACGCCAACGTCGCCGGTGCCATCGTCGCGGGCAGGCTGGCCTGTGCCGACGCCATGCCGGTGCCTGCCGAGATCGAGGAGCGCCTCCAAGGTGATCAGTGA
- a CDS encoding ATP-binding cassette domain-containing protein — translation MIEVREIGKTYGSVIALADVSTVVNPGEVTCVLGDNGAGKSTLIKILAGVHQHDKGQFLLDGNEVRFSSPREALDSGIATVYQDLAVVPLMSVWRNFYLGSEPTVGWGPLRRLDRRKGRETTKTALAEMGIDLRDVEQPVGTLSGGERQCVAIARAVHFGAKVLILDEPTAALGVKQAGVVLRYVAQARDRGLGVVLITHNPHHAYPVGDRFLLLKRGRSLGSYEKGDITIEELTRQMAGGAELEALEHELRAVQK, via the coding sequence ATGATCGAGGTCCGCGAGATCGGCAAGACGTACGGCAGTGTCATCGCGCTGGCCGACGTGTCCACTGTGGTCAATCCAGGTGAGGTCACGTGCGTGCTCGGCGACAACGGCGCGGGCAAGTCCACCCTGATCAAGATCCTGGCCGGGGTGCACCAGCACGACAAAGGCCAGTTCCTGCTCGACGGCAACGAGGTGCGGTTCTCCTCGCCGCGTGAGGCGCTCGACAGCGGCATCGCGACCGTCTACCAGGACCTGGCCGTGGTGCCGTTGATGAGCGTGTGGCGCAACTTCTACCTCGGCTCCGAGCCCACGGTCGGCTGGGGCCCGTTGCGGCGCCTCGACCGCAGGAAGGGCAGGGAAACCACGAAGACCGCCCTCGCCGAGATGGGCATCGACCTGCGGGACGTCGAACAGCCAGTCGGCACGCTCTCCGGCGGTGAACGGCAGTGCGTGGCGATCGCCCGAGCTGTCCACTTCGGAGCGAAGGTGCTCATCCTCGACGAGCCGACCGCCGCACTCGGTGTGAAACAGGCCGGTGTCGTGCTGCGGTACGTCGCGCAGGCGCGTGACCGCGGCCTCGGGGTCGTGCTGATCACGCACAACCCGCACCACGCCTATCCCGTCGGCGACCGGTTCCTGCTGCTCAAGCGCGGCCGGAGCCTCGGCTCGTACGAGAAAGGCGACATCACCATCGAGGAGCTCACCCGGCAGATGGCCGGTGGGGCCGAACTGGAGGCCCTCGAGCACGAACTCAGGGCGGTACAGAAGTGA